DNA sequence from the Staphylococcus epidermidis genome:
TCTATTTTATGGAACGATTTCTGAAAAGTATGGCAGAATTAAAACTATTTTAGTAGGTATGAGTGCATTAGTTATCATCTGTCTTATGATAGGTATTGTTCATTCATTTACAGTGTTATTAATATTAAGAGCACTACAAGGCGTATTTGCTGCATCATTTTCTCCTGTAGTCATGACTTATACAACTGAAACTTATCCACGTGTGAAACGTGTAACAGCAATTAGTTTCATCAGTACAAGTTTTATGTTATCAGGTGTGTTAGGGCAAAATATGAGTGAATTAGTCGTAAGTTATTTGAATTGGCAGTGGGTATATTTTATTTTAACAATCTTATATTTAATTCTCGTATTAGTTATTTATAAAAATGTACCTGAGAGTCCACATAAAAATCCTGATATTCAACTCATTAAGTTTTTCAATAACTTTAAAGATTTCAAAGACAATCTTAAAGTTTTCTATTGTTTATTTATTTCACTAACATTACTGATTATGTTTATAAGTATGTATGATATTTTAAATGAATATGTCACATCACACCAAGTTGGGGGAGACATGTCTGTGTCCTCAATGATGAAATTGTTCGGTGTGATAGGCATGTTATTATCTCTATTAGCAGGGCGTGTAAGCAGTCGTATAGGTATAAAGCGCTTGCTAACTATCGCATTAACAACATGTATTGTGTCGATCATACTCATGGGTGTAACTACGAATATTATACTTATTACAACATTTAGTGTGTTGTTTGTTGCAGGTATCGCATTTGCGATTCCTACTGTTATTTCAAAAATAGGTGTAGTTGTTAAAAACAATCAAGGTTTCTTTTTATCTGTTAATACATTTGTATTATTCTTAGGAACAGCGATTGCACCTATTTTAATGTTATTTGTAGGCGAACTGTCTAACTTTTTCTTACAGTTTTTAATGATTGCTATTGTCGGACTGATTGCTTTAGTTGTATCAATATTTATGCCAGGTGACCAACGTTCTTGAAAATAGCTTCAAATGATAAAAGCAATATTGGTTGTTAAAAGTTTAAAATACTATTTATAACTTTTAACTATATTGAAATGATTGATAAATATTAGACAATGCTAAGTCAAGTCATGTAACCTTAAGTTGATAGAACGATTAACGATAGGAGTGGATATAAAATGAATTATTCACCAAAACAAGGTGTTAAAAGTCATGGATTGCCACATGATCCGTTCAAAAGTAGCACAGTACCTAGACCTATAGGTTGGATTTCTACAGTATCTAAAGAAGGTAAAGATAACTTGGCGCCGTACAGTCAATATCAAAATCTTACATGGGACCCCCAATGGTAATGTTTGCGGCTAATCAGTCAGTGCTTGGCGATCATGAAAGAAAAGATACAGTTAAAAATGCGGAAGAAACTGGTTGGTTTGTATGGAATATGGCAACATATGATTTGCGTGAAGCAGTGAATTTATCATCCAAAGCATTACCTCCAGAAGATGATGAATTTGACTTTGCTGGTGTGACGAAAGAATCGTGTATCGAAGCTCCTGGAAGTAGGGTAAAGGAATCACCTGTTCATTTTGAATGTGAATATGTTCAAACAGTAAGAATTCCCACTGGAGACCCTGTTTCAACTGTGGATATAGTCATCGGTCGTGTAGCACAAGTGCATATTGACGATAAAGTAATTATGGACAACGGAAAATTAGACATTAAGTCAATCAGACCTATAGCACGTCTCGGTTATTATGATTACACGGTTGTCGATGAAATATTTGAAATGAAAGCACCTGCAGCTTCGAAAGAAGAATTGGCTGGACTTGAAGGTCGAAATTTTGACAACACTAATAATGAATCATGATACATCAAAAAGAATGAAATCATATTCATATTAAATTCGTCGTTCAGATTCATTAATGAGAACTAAAAATTTAAAAACTTAATATAAGCGTATTTTAAATTTAGCTATCCAAAGCCAATAGCTAAGAGGCTGAGACATAATTCCTAGCAAAATAGCCAGTAAATGAGTTTTTTATAAATTCATTTACTGGCTTTTTATTTATAACACTTCGTATTGTTGGCTCGCTTTCTTATCGGACAGCTTCAGCCTGTAGTCTTCAGCTTGTCCTGTTCCCTCAAGAGTCTCGCCAAAATACTTTGTGCATATATGTAATTTTATATTAAAATACTTTGAAAAATAAGGACCTTTCGTATAATTTAATAAATACCAATAAACTAAATTAACGAGGTGTCTTATGTATAAAAATTATAAAATGACTAAACATACTCTACTAATGGAAACTTCAGTTCTTATCCCCACAAATGATATTTCACGACATGTAAATGTTATTGCAGAAACAATTCCCGAGACTGAATTCGATAAATTCAGACATTATCGTTGCTTAATATAATAAAGTAAAAGCTCAACGAGCTGAAAATCATCAAAAAAATTGTAAAAAAGACAATTTCTACATTATTTCAATAGAAATTGTCTTTATTTACTTATCCTGGAACTTTCTGTCCCAGCCACTCTTTTAATAATTACAAAATTTTTAAATACTATGTTTTGTTATAGAGATGTTGGTATGTTTTACAGTTTTGAAAAAAGATTATACGTAGCCATTAACAAAGTGACCGATTAAACTTAAGAGTCCTACTAAAAAAAGGCATACACCGGGTATAAACATTTTTTCCTTAGCATCTATCGGTTTTGAATGATAGATAATTTGACTTAAAACAATAAGCACAACACCAATAATCATAGCGATGATTGATATGGTAAACATAAATAGTCCTCCTTCGGTGATGAGCAACTTTACATTTTATGAAGAAAAAATCTACTTACTTATACTATTCCCATTTTAACCTTTTTATAGTTATTTTAAAGTGAAATTTTTTAAAAAGTATGAAATTTATTTAAAAAAAGATATTTTGTTTATGAAAAGTAAATTGAATGAGAGATTGGAAATGAAAAACAGAGACTGTGGAAGTATGAAAGTATATAAAAAGAGTAGAACAGAATTCAATTTGAATTCATTATTCTACTCTTTAATCTTGTATAGAAACATTTGCTAAGAATTAGTTGTACGATTACAAGTTTTATTGCGCTGTAACATCTAACTGAACGTCAATGTTACCACGTGTCGCTTTTGAGTATGGACAGAATTGATGTGCTTGCTCCACAAATTTCTCAGCATCTTGTTGGGACATATTTTCAAGTGTGACTTTAATATCTGCGCCAAGTTTAAAACCATTGTCAGTATCATCTTTAAGTAATTCAATAGTGATTTCAACTTCTGGGTTGGCATCACTTATTTTATTTTGAGATAAGATTAATGATAGCGCGCTATTAAAGCATGCACTATATCCAGCAGCAAATAATTGTTCAGGATTAGTATCGTTGCCTCCTTGACCACCCATTTCCTTAGGTGTTGCAAGGTTTTGAACAAATGTATTATCTGGACTAAAAACGCGACCATCACGTCCACCATTTGAAATCATTGTAGTTGAGTAAATAGAATTTGCCATTATAAAAACTCCTTGTTTTTGAATTACACTTAACTTAATATATTAATTAAATAATTAAGTGTGTAAAGAAGTGTAATACCAAATTACTAATAATTACAAGAAATTTGTTTTTTAAATTTGTTATTTTAGGTTCATTATCTACAAATCTATGAAATTATGTATTATAATGTGATATGTATATTTTTGATTAAATCATATAAATCTATTTAAAGAATAATACAGGTAACTTTATTAAAGGAGTATGTGTAAATGAAGAGAACAGATAAAATTGGTGTCTACCTCAAGCTGTCATGTTCTGCGTTGTTACTTAGTGGTTCGCTGGTTGGTTATGGCTTCACAAAAGATGCTTTTGCAGATTCAGAAAGTACATCATCAAATGTTGAAAATACTTCTAATAGTAACTCCATCGCTGACAAAATCCAACAAGCTAAAGATGATATTAAAGATTTGAAAGAACTTTCTGACGCAGATATCAAAAGTTTTGAAGAACGTTTAGATAAAGTCGATAATCAATCAAGTATTGACCGTATTATAAATGATGCAAAAGATAAAAATAATCATTTAAAATCGACAGACTCTAGTGCCACATCATCAAAAACTGAAGATGACGATACATCTGAAAAAGATAATGATGATATGACTAAAGACTTAGATAAAATACTGTCGGATTTAGATTCAATTGCTAAAAATGTTGATAACCGTCAACAAGGTGAAAATAGTGCTTCTAAACCTAGTGACTCAACAACCGATGAAAAAGATGATTCAAATAATAAAGTACACGATACAAATGCTAGTACACGCAATGCAACTACTGATGATTCTGAAGAGTCGGTTATTGATAAATTAGATAAAATCCAACAAGATTTTAAGTCTGACTCTAATAATAAGCTTTCTGAACAAAGCGATCAGCAAGCATCACCATCTAATAAAAACGAAAATAACAAAGAAGAATCTAGTACGACAACAAATCAATCCGATAGTGATAGTAAAGACGATAAAAGTAATGATGGTCGTCGCTCAACATTAGAACGTATAGCATCAGATACTGATCAAATTAGGGATTCAAAAGATCAACATGTCACAGATGAAAAACAAGATATACAAGCAATTACACGTTCACTACAAGGTAGTGATAAGATTGAAAAAGCACTTGCTAAGGTACAATCTGACAATCAATCACTAGATTCTAATTATATAAATAATAAATTAATGAATTTAAGATCACTAGATACAAAAGTAGAGGATAATAACACTTTATCTGATGATAAGAAACAAGCGCTTAAACAAGAAATTGATAAGACTAAGCAAAGTATTGACCGACAAAGAAATATTATTATAGATCAACTCAATGGTGCTAGTAATAAAAAACAAGCAACCGAAGATATCTTAAATAGTGTTTTCAGCAAAAATGAAGTAGAAGACATAATGAAACGTATTAAAACAAATGGCCGAAGTAATGAAGATATTGCTAATCAAATTGCCAAGCAAATTGATGGTCTTGCATTAACTTCTAGTGATGATATTTTAAAATCAATGTTAGATCAATCTAAAGATAAAGAAAGTTTAATTAAACAATTGTTGACGACACGACTTGGTAATGATGAAGCAGATCGTATTGCTAAAAAATTGTTAAGCCAAAACTTGTCGAATTCTCAAATCGTAGAACAATTAAAACGTCATTTCAATAGTCAAGGAACAGCTACAGCTGATGATATATTGAATGGTGTGATTAATGATGCTAAAGACAAAAGACAAGCGATTGAAACAATATTACAAACCCGTATCAATAAAGACAAAGCTAAAATTATCGCTGATGTTATTGCGCGTGTACAAAAGGACAAATCAGATATCATGGATCTCATTCACTCTGCGATTGAAGGCAAGGCAAATGATTTATTAGATATAGAAAAACGAGCAAAACAAGCTAAGAAAGATTTAGAATATATTTTAGATCCTATAAAGAATAGACCATCCTTGTTAGATCGTATTAACAAAGGTGTCGGTGATTCTAATTCAATATTTGATAGACCAAGTTTACTTGATAAACTTCACTCAAGAGGATCTATTCTTGATAAATTAGATCATTCGGCACCGGAGAATGGATTATCTTTAGATAATAAAGGTGGCCTTTTAAGTGATCTATTTGACGACGATGGTAATATCTCATTACCAGCGACAGGTGAAGTCATCAAACAACATTGGATACCAGTGGCTGTTGTACTCATGTCATTAGGTGGAGCGCTCATCTTTATGGCGCGTAGAAAAAAACACCAAAATTAATTTAAAAATTATATATAGTAATAGGCATCATCAATCTTATGTGTAGTTAAACTATTTCACAGTTAGTGATTGAGGTGGTGCAACGCTTACTCAAAGTTTATAACAAGAGTCAGTATAAAAGAGTAGGACTAAGAATTTAAAATCAATTCTGTCCTACTCTTTTTTGACATGCAATAATGATTGTTATATATAATGAATAATATACTTTTAGAAATCACTTGAGTAAATTATAAAAATGGACTTTTCAATGTAAAGTTACTCTAATATAGTTATTGAATATAAATAAGCACAAAGATGTATTATAAATTTGAATACATCTTTGTGCTATTATTTTGTGGATGGTACCTCAAATAATTTTAAATTTTTACTATTTACCTTTAATGTAATCTAAATCTTGAGCATCTTCTGCATCAATAGTTCTGAATGAAATGACACCTAATCCTTTAACATTTGATTCAGAAATAACAATTGAACCGTCGTCATTAACTTTTTCAACGAAAGCAACATGACCATACTGTGTATCAGCACCTAATTGTCCAGCTTCAAACACAACTGCAGTATGATTTTTAGGTGTGTGCGTTACCGTATAGCCTTCACTTTCAGCACGATTATTCCAATTATGAGCATCACCTAAGTCACCAGAAATGGATGCATCAAATTGATTCATACGGTGGTACACATACCAAGTACATTGGCCATGTGGGTAAGGTGATGTACCGGAAGTTTCAGTAAATGGTTTGAAGTCATTACCAGAGACATCCGTACCTATTGATTTGTTGTATTTCTTCATGTTAGGCATTTTTTCTTTGTCAAAAGATGTTAAATGATAATGTTTAATAATACTATTTAATTTTTTAGAATAATTAGGATCTGTGGCGTATGAGCGTGACAGATGTGAAGTAGCATCTTTATATGATAGAGCTTCACTCTTCCAAGTTGGTTTATAAATTGACGGATTACCATCGATACCATGTTTGATTAAATCTGCATAATCTTCAAGAGATTGTTTAGTACTTGGGTATTTACGGAAACCTGCTTGGATACTGAACATATGATTACTGCTATCAGCTTCTAAAGTATTAAAAGTTACAGATTGTCCTTTGTAGTCACCTTTGATTCCAAACAAGTTATGATTTGGTGATTGTGCAAGTGAACTTTTTCCAGAGTCAGATTCTAAAATAGCTTGAGCAATCATAACTGATGCATATATATCTTGGTCTTTTCCAATCTGATGCGCATCTTTAGCAATTGATTGAATGAAATCACGTGTGTCTTGACTGTCAACAACATTAAATGAATCAGAAGATAAGTCACCATTGTCTAATTCAGGTAGTTGTTGGAAAAGACTTGTTGAACGTGTATTTGAGCGTTTAATGTCATCCTCAAATGATTGTGCAGGTTTTGATTGATGTTTTAATTCATCATCTGTTGGTAATTGTGGATTCTTGTCGGCATTATCACTTTGAGATGTTTTAGTGTGACTTGTATTCTTGCTCTTATTGTAATCTTTTTCTGTTTTCTTAGCGTCCTGACTATATTCATCTAATATAGAGTCTAATGCTGAATCTGTAATACTAGAATATTTCTTGTTACGTTCTGAGCTATCATCATTCGCTTGAGTTTGTTGTTGCTCAGAAGAAGATTGATTTTTGTTTGTATCTACGTTTTCGCCTTCTTGATCTTCTTTATCCATTTCTCCAAGTAAATCACTGACGTCAGAATCGGCTTGATGGTTAGTTGTCTTTTCTTTTTCATCGTTTGATGATTCTTGATCTTGTTTAGCAGACGACTGTGATTGTTCTTGATGTTGTGATGGTTGTTTTGCCTGATCTGCTTGGTCTACTTGATCTTTTTCGTCATTAGAAGAATGGCTTGTCTTTTGTGGCTGTTCGTAATCTGTTATATCAGAATCAAAATCAAATAAATTTTGTATGAGTGACGTTAAACTAAAACTGTCTTCGTATTTATTCGGTTCCCAGTATTTAGAAAAATCTACTGACTGAGACTTAAAATTATCATAAAGTTGATCAACTAAATTATCATCTTTCATTTTATAGTTACGATGTGTTGAGTCAGCTGATAATGGTTTATTAGAGTCTTTGTCCTTGCTGTCAGAAGTGCTTTTTTTATCATCAGAATCGTGTTTAGAATCATCGTTGTTAAATTCATCTTTTTCAGATTGTTTTGATGTTTCTTTTTGTGATTGATGTTGTTCCATTTTATCTGAATTTGTATTTTTATTAGATGAATCTTCAGCAAAAGCTGTTTGTGTAGCGAAGGTTGGCGTGATAAGCGCCGTCGATAGTAAATATACTAAAAATTTATTTTTCTTCATCTTATGTGTGCTCCCTTAAAAATTATTTTTAGTTATTGTCATAACAAATGAGAATTTGATATAATTTATCTTATGGTTTATAAAGTTGACAAGCATCAACAAAAATGAATTACGCCTTAATACAAATATTATACTAATCAACATTAGAAAAATAAATCCATTTAATCAAATTTTAATATAATATGTGTATCATCTTTACGTAAGCAAAAAAATATGCACATTTAAGTAATCATCTGTACGGAAATGTATTACAATAAAAAAGAATAATGATAATTAGGAGTGTGAAAATGAAAAACGCACTAAAACTTTTTATCACGGATTTAAAAAGAGTTGCTAAAACACCAGGTGTATGGGTCATCTTAGCTGGTTTAGCAATTCTTCCTTCATTCTATGCATGGTTTAACCTCTGGGCTATGTGGGATCCGTATGGTCATACAGGACATATCAAAGTTGCCGTAGTGAATGAAGACCAAGGTGAAAAAGTTCGTGGTAAGAATATTAATGTAGGAAATAAAATGGTCAAAACTTTAAAAAAGAATGATAGTTTTGACTGGCAATTTGTGAGTAGAGAAAAAGCCGACCATGAAATTAAGATGGGAAAATATTATGCAGGTATTTATATACCGAAGAAATTCACACATGAAATCACTGGTACTTTAAGAAAACATCCTCAAAAGGCGGATATAGATTTTAAAGTAAATCAGAAGATTAATGCTGTAGCAGCTAAGTTAACCGATACGGGATCGTCGTTTGTGATTGATAAAGCAAATAAACAATTTAACAAAACCGTAGCAACCGCTTTACTTTCTGAAGCTAATAAAGTCGGACTATCAATTGAAGATAATGTACCTACAATCAATAAAATTAAGAGTGCTGTATATCAAGCTAATAATTCATTGCCTAAAATTAATCAATTTGCAGACAAGATTATTGAACTAAATAAACATCAAGACGATTTGGATGCTTATGCTAATCAATTTAGAAGTTTAGGAAAGTATAAAGGGAATGTATTAGACGCTCAAGAAAAACTTAATGCTGTTAATTCGTCTATTCCGGCGCTTAATGAAAGGGCTAAATTGATACTTGCACTTGATAGCTACATGCCTAATATTGAAAGAATTTTAAATGTTGCTGCTAATGATGTTCCAGCACAATTTCCTAGAATTAATAGGGGTGTCGATATTGCAAGTGAAGGTATTGATGCAGCGAGTGGTCAGTTAAATGATGCAAAAGGTTATTTGACTCAAGCTAAAGCGAGAGTGGGAGACTATCAAGAAGCAGCTGGCCGCGCTCAAGATGTGAACAACCAAGCAAATCAAAATCTAAGAAATCAAACATCAACTACACCCCAAAGCGCTATAAAATCATCGCATTCGGAAGGGAAGAGTCATTCAAGCATTAAAACAGTACCTGTGAGTCAATCAGGTGAGAATCAACCCGTTTATGGTGATAACATTTTATCTAACAGTGATGTAAAATCAATGAATACAGCTTTAACAGAAGCTTTATTATCATTATCTAATCAAACAGATCAACAAGCACAAGCTACCCAACAAGACATTAAGTCATTAAAAAATATAGCATATGGTGTTATCGCTTCAGATAAACCATCAGAGTTTAAAGAACCATTAAAAAATATAAAATCACGCTTAGAAAACGCATCTAAGTATAATCAACAATTTATAGATATCTTGTCAGAGTTGGAAAAAAGTGAACATGTTGATCTATCTAATG
Encoded proteins:
- a CDS encoding LPXTG cell wall anchor domain-containing protein, with the translated sequence MKRTDKIGVYLKLSCSALLLSGSLVGYGFTKDAFADSESTSSNVENTSNSNSIADKIQQAKDDIKDLKELSDADIKSFEERLDKVDNQSSIDRIINDAKDKNNHLKSTDSSATSSKTEDDDTSEKDNDDMTKDLDKILSDLDSIAKNVDNRQQGENSASKPSDSTTDEKDDSNNKVHDTNASTRNATTDDSEESVIDKLDKIQQDFKSDSNNKLSEQSDQQASPSNKNENNKEESSTTTNQSDSDSKDDKSNDGRRSTLERIASDTDQIRDSKDQHVTDEKQDIQAITRSLQGSDKIEKALAKVQSDNQSLDSNYINNKLMNLRSLDTKVEDNNTLSDDKKQALKQEIDKTKQSIDRQRNIIIDQLNGASNKKQATEDILNSVFSKNEVEDIMKRIKTNGRSNEDIANQIAKQIDGLALTSSDDILKSMLDQSKDKESLIKQLLTTRLGNDEADRIAKKLLSQNLSNSQIVEQLKRHFNSQGTATADDILNGVINDAKDKRQAIETILQTRINKDKAKIIADVIARVQKDKSDIMDLIHSAIEGKANDLLDIEKRAKQAKKDLEYILDPIKNRPSLLDRINKGVGDSNSIFDRPSLLDKLHSRGSILDKLDHSAPENGLSLDNKGGLLSDLFDDDGNISLPATGEVIKQHWIPVAVVLMSLGGALIFMARRKKHQN
- a CDS encoding YhgE/Pip domain-containing protein; the protein is MKNALKLFITDLKRVAKTPGVWVILAGLAILPSFYAWFNLWAMWDPYGHTGHIKVAVVNEDQGEKVRGKNINVGNKMVKTLKKNDSFDWQFVSREKADHEIKMGKYYAGIYIPKKFTHEITGTLRKHPQKADIDFKVNQKINAVAAKLTDTGSSFVIDKANKQFNKTVATALLSEANKVGLSIEDNVPTINKIKSAVYQANNSLPKINQFADKIIELNKHQDDLDAYANQFRSLGKYKGNVLDAQEKLNAVNSSIPALNERAKLILALDSYMPNIERILNVAANDVPAQFPRINRGVDIASEGIDAASGQLNDAKGYLTQAKARVGDYQEAAGRAQDVNNQANQNLRNQTSTTPQSAIKSSHSEGKSHSSIKTVPVSQSGENQPVYGDNILSNSDVKSMNTALTEALLSLSNQTDQQAQATQQDIKSLKNIAYGVIASDKPSEFKEPLKNIKSRLENASKYNQQFIDILSELEKSEHVDLSNEIKQVKEANNSINDNLKSTNQLIDALSNGSSGQLEAVNVLRDLPNLNKRLDTLRNYIKKELNRNLLAVSNEITDQLNKGQNTLSTIQSKLNTINRVINAGQDILNSGKKRIDTIQTALPAIENAYINAMRTAQAYFPTAKKDVAKAADFVRNDLPGLERELANVTQSVNQKIPSLFSRYDNAVDLLNEKQPQAKEALASLADFSENKLPDVEKDLKKANKIFKKLDKDDAVDKLIDTLKNDLKKQADIVANPINKKTTDVFPVKDYGSGMTPFYTALSIWVGGLLMVSLLSVDNKHEHLQPIMTKRQVYLGKSGFFFLLGIIQALIVSIGVLVILKASIESPILFVSIAVFSSLVFNSIIYTSVSLLGNPGKAVAIILLVLQIAGGGGTFPIQTTPEFFQAISPYLPFTYSIDALRETVGGIVPEILITKVIILGLFGIGFMVVGYCLKPVTDPIIRKIAEKADESKVTE
- a CDS encoding MFS transporter; the encoded protein is MEESKNYNLITTIMFISGIIVMASLYTALPLTATFAEDFHVPESIATLNGVLFSLTYSISCLFYGTISEKYGRIKTILVGMSALVIICLMIGIVHSFTVLLILRALQGVFAASFSPVVMTYTTETYPRVKRVTAISFISTSFMLSGVLGQNMSELVVSYLNWQWVYFILTILYLILVLVIYKNVPESPHKNPDIQLIKFFNNFKDFKDNLKVFYCLFISLTLLIMFISMYDILNEYVTSHQVGGDMSVSSMMKLFGVIGMLLSLLAGRVSSRIGIKRLLTIALTTCIVSIILMGVTTNIILITTFSVLFVAGIAFAIPTVISKIGVVVKNNQGFFLSVNTFVLFLGTAIAPILMLFVGELSNFFLQFLMIAIVGLIALVVSIFMPGDQRS
- a CDS encoding organic hydroperoxide resistance protein, which gives rise to MANSIYSTTMISNGGRDGRVFSPDNTFVQNLATPKEMGGQGGNDTNPEQLFAAGYSACFNSALSLILSQNKISDANPEVEITIELLKDDTDNGFKLGADIKVTLENMSQQDAEKFVEQAHQFCPYSKATRGNIDVQLDVTAQ
- a CDS encoding amidase domain-containing protein — translated: MKKNKFLVYLLSTALITPTFATQTAFAEDSSNKNTNSDKMEQHQSQKETSKQSEKDEFNNDDSKHDSDDKKSTSDSKDKDSNKPLSADSTHRNYKMKDDNLVDQLYDNFKSQSVDFSKYWEPNKYEDSFSLTSLIQNLFDFDSDITDYEQPQKTSHSSNDEKDQVDQADQAKQPSQHQEQSQSSAKQDQESSNDEKEKTTNHQADSDVSDLLGEMDKEDQEGENVDTNKNQSSSEQQQTQANDDSSERNKKYSSITDSALDSILDEYSQDAKKTEKDYNKSKNTSHTKTSQSDNADKNPQLPTDDELKHQSKPAQSFEDDIKRSNTRSTSLFQQLPELDNGDLSSDSFNVVDSQDTRDFIQSIAKDAHQIGKDQDIYASVMIAQAILESDSGKSSLAQSPNHNLFGIKGDYKGQSVTFNTLEADSSNHMFSIQAGFRKYPSTKQSLEDYADLIKHGIDGNPSIYKPTWKSEALSYKDATSHLSRSYATDPNYSKKLNSIIKHYHLTSFDKEKMPNMKKYNKSIGTDVSGNDFKPFTETSGTSPYPHGQCTWYVYHRMNQFDASISGDLGDAHNWNNRAESEGYTVTHTPKNHTAVVFEAGQLGADTQYGHVAFVEKVNDDGSIVISESNVKGLGVISFRTIDAEDAQDLDYIKGK